The DNA segment AAGCGTCGGTATTGTGATGTTAATTAGGCCGGCGCTATGGGGGGTGGGGGCCCTCTGCTCTGTGCTATGGGAGCGTCGACTTCCTCAACATCCCACAACAGGACGGCGCACAGTTATCCTGGCAAACCCTTCATTAATCCCCATTACGTCCCACTTACTTAATAGTGATTAACAGGTTCTCCTATTctcaaaattcattattgttaaTCCTCAATAGAAGATGTATTGTGGTACTGAGGCTTTGGTTAAAAGGATGCAAAGTCAAATTCCTAGGGAACTACAAGGCgccaatagtgaggtccacgttataatggcagtggagaaagataggaaaacacggttgtcaatgccttctatagacggtagcatctctttcctgtatagggctacttgtaatatgaatataaagaaaataaataaaaatctcagtaccgtttttttttaaatattttatcacaacatgtttcggtcatttataaatgaccgaaacatgctgtgataaaatattttaagaaaagggtactgagaattttatttattttctttatattcatgttcatttcagtttaaaataatcttcttcttctcacaaTCAAGGATTGAGCTATagcaggacttcctatataccggacctgcgcctacaaaaaaaaatggccgccgtatgtggtggcctgcaatgatattttaaacgggaactagacgaactgagatttcgacaaactgagatgttctctaacagctgattagtgatattttctcagtaggaatttccaaagaccttgaagagatatagacccacaatgcctatgccttcccaatgatagctcttgcttgaaattgaaggccaccATTGGGATATTTTaacacgagatattatatctatatatttgtaatattatagattacaaaggcattggtatgtaataatcttataggttgccccctcaatggctgatttcaattccaagtacgacactagcgctgcatgtgagtctatgcatcttaaAAGGTCTTTGGGAATTtctataagaccaccacatacggcggccattttttttctaggctcaggtccggtagtaTAGGAGGTCCTGGCTATAGCTTGTTCCGACTCACAGCTGCTATTTACGATTTGTTAtgtctaataatattttaatcaaatatCCTATTCTATGGTCAATATGGTTAATATTATTGCCATCTTTTGCTTGGTCTGCCAACCTCTCtcttgcctactggctgataattgaacaattttaaaggAAACCTCTCAGCAGTCATATGATTAAaacataatcaattatattttactagtagttctgtgaacagtagacctcacgcagtattctcatccagaagtacctgattgaaactattgaaactatatagaccttatggaaatacagcaatagactggcttctccatacatctgtgtaatcacttgtcagctgatttatgatgaataaattctatagtcagatttttactctaatattagcgtatgaaggaggctcctttttccttttatattatccttgaaatgcaaaatttccaaaaaccttgtatatacgtcgacgcgtaattaaaaaaggaacatacctgtcaaatttcatgagaatctattaccgcgtttcgccgtgaatgcgcaacatataaacatttaaacattcaaacatttaaaaatttaaacattacagtaagagaaatgccaaaccgtcgatttgaatcttagacctcacttcgctcagtcaattaagcaagaaataatattttttaatgaattataattgggatgaaatattttgttaattaattattaattctacatagttgaaagacgatctggcaacagagcaaagagcgaaagagatagctctatcagctttgttgaatgatagacaaggatagcaatctcattgctaatcaaacactgccattatataacgtggacctcactatagtaggaaTAATTCAAAAACTATATAGctggaaaattcaaaattaaatacaCAGGCGACCGAATTATAGTGGGATTCCACAGCGAACTATAATTTCTCTCTTTTATttgtgtattataattatgttcatgTAAATCATTATGTTCATGGATGCAAATCATTGGcattcagagaaattattattattattaattggtTCTCCCGGCTATTTATCATATACATATAGCCTGATGTTGTTCCTTTCTCAATCACTCATAATAAGAGTAGAGAATGATTGTGTATCAATGGATGTATTAGATAGATAATGCCAGTGGTGGGAGAGGATGGGGGGGACACGAAAATTAATATACATTCAGAGGTGGGTCGCCAAACAAAAGCTTATAGGAAAGATGAGAATGCtattactaatcaaacactgccattatagcatggacctcactatggtgaGAACATTTATTCTAAAACTATGTAGCTGTAAAATTCGAAATTAAATACACAGGCTTATAGAGAAAGATAAGAATTATAATAAAGTAGTATTTAATATCTGGTAAAATGTTGAGAACCACTGTTCTACGGTACTGCATTGAAACGCTTCAACACAAAAGATTTCATCTATCCTAACATTTCTCTGTACTTTAAATCAACCTTTCTTTTCCACTGAGCCTCGTACATTGCTCCGTCTACGTCACAAgatgttttcaaaaattaaatggGGAATATGTACGATCCTGTTCAGAATCTAAATCAGTTTGGCTATCAAGTTGATTGAATGGTCCTCGGCCGCTTAGTAAGTAGTACTTCCGTTcatcactcactctttctctctcttcttccacTCAACTTGGtcttttccacttcttcttGCTTTCCTTGGCCTGCGGGTTCTCCTGTAGAGCAGACCATCATTCACTGGTTTAGTGGCTGCTTCCTGCGACCCGTATCCTGTTGAATTTGTAACAGCTCCAAAGTGCTTGGAAAATCGGATGTTGAAATTACAACATAACCAATCAGGTACCACAGTAGGGAGTCCCAGCACACACTCGTAATCACAACATATTTTCTACCTCCCTTCCACTCAATACGCCTCGGTTTATCATTTCTACTTTCAGACTTTTTTCAACCGTCAACGGTCAAGTACACCAGACATAGgcccagttaaattttaatcgtgattaatttcacaagaaccaatcagagaatgcgtttttgaaaatacggcttctctgattggtgctcgtggaattaatcacgattaaaatttaaccggcttttgtgcaaccggcacatagtgTTTCAAAGTAATATTACGTTCTACATCTCCATACCACATCTATGGTATACTTCTCCattattatttcttaataaCAGGCACTACTTGAAATAAAATCacgtttataattattttatcatttgtttatattattttacaacATGCTGCTTTCATAGATTACAGTGTTATTATAGAATTATACAAATAAGGCTGTTATGATTTAATATCGTGTTGTTATTTGAGAACAAATGcttattttatatataatttatacacGAAGAGTTCAAGGGTACATCATcagcaaataaattcaataaactaGGATCATAAATTGATATTAGAGTTGTAAATATATAGATAAACGCGTTTAATTTCATATATGCAGCATACATCACTTAATACTGTCATTTAATATACTTTGCTGATTGATAAGGTCATTCAAGAACACGGTTTTAATATAACTGTCCTGTACCTATTTATGAATAGTAAACTATTCATTGTGAACATCTTAGACcttaaatgtataatttttctTACAACAGTCAAACTATTAGattaacattttaaaacatGTATTGTAAAAAGCGCTCACTTAGGCTATACTTCCTTTTAAATAGGTAGGTTTATCACATCAGTGTTGACGACGTATCAATACTTTTTGACCACAGGAGCAGGGTCACCCAACGGGTAGGGCGACCGGGGCCGtttaattgtaattattattattaatccctCTCATCCATTTTCGTACTACACTGGGATCCAGTACTGGCATGGCTGGGAAAATACGTCGACATGTCATTTTAATCTCGCTGGCGTTTTGTGCCCTTTTCATTTGTGGGATGCCCTCCCTCACGACTTGTGGCGTCTCATCAGGTGCGATGCCCTGCCTGACGTCTTGAAACGTGATTTTTAGGTTCCAGTTCCACTTCTATGGTCTATTTCTCAACCcattattatttctcaataacAGGCACTACTAAAAATAAAATCAcgcaggggtgcccacaagggggggggcatggcgcaatttgcgccatcaacatttttgggggggcatgattttttgtatattttatgtcaacattttgaattatgattaaaaaatcaaggtattgaatagagatatcctaatgtacttaatttttcccacctttacaatgttatattttgctaagtgtaactcaatataaagcataagcaaaattgataatattttgtatgcaggaattttagtaattttaagcctatgagtttgaaggtaaatctttgacaaaaatgaattataacttcatcatctactattattctgatttcctttgcttcattttaatttttaatggtcctgtgtttgagtttccttgctgttgcaagaaatatgcgatatttttctcattttcacagtcttgacagtttttcgatataaacagttatgcaagatcaatttagggcaactcagcttatagagtatgaaattttctctcatttaagaccaatcgcaagtttctatcatgcattgtactcattttagagactctttaataacagtaaaatcgcaagaaaaatgagaaaataaagatcatcattcaattggctgtaacttttgaacggtattgaagacagaagtatatttcatgggagtgaaaagaggagaaaattcatcacaacctcgaccactttttggattttgcatctgaagtgttccacaagatacgcaacgttgcatatgcgagactgtgagaatggggaaaatatcacaaatttctcgcacattcaaagttgcgtatcttgtggaacacttcagatataacatccaaaaagtagtcctgcgcgaccactcaattcattggaaatttattatctttaatattatatggagaatgctttttctcgaaaaattcaaggttctcgagattaaatggaaaacttgaaaaaatccaaaattttggggtgaagtcgccttctggtgtgtcagcaaatttcagattagaattcagcgccccaaaatatatatagaaccatcggaaaaaaatatttcggggctgtttcctgaaaaacgaccatttgactggactataagttgttatcctattataatagcgagcaatttatgtatatctatgttcaacggatctcggaaacggctctaacgattttcacgaaattcggaatatagtaggtttatgatatcaaaattcgattgcactaggtctcatccctgagaaaactccctgaagaacatgaaaaggataattcatccttggaaaaacagatgatgatttcgtctgtgaataaatcacagacgaaatatatttttcgtagtgaataaatcaaaattcgggtaagtaacagttttgggctgtgcctgttagtacttccccaatcattttaaagaaatgattatcaatgaaataaatctgtttatcaatgaataaataacgagcaaagctcggtgccccgatatttggtattaatagatagaatttacaaaatgtacttgttcagatgatatctttattccaaaaaccaaaccatttaaagatacattttgttcgacttgtgttatttactcctgtaatgttaaaaagtaaatactaccaacaacacaacatcagtgacaacctattccaattcatgataaatatcggggcaccgagctccgctctagagtacctacaaaagcataaagaaattattacgaaagaagaaattataataaatattcatagttcatacagaaagtttatatctaatcacagtggattgagattaattcgcagaggaatgcaaaaatttctctcacaaaagcatgttaaattttaatcctgattcaagtcacgtgaaccaaatcacagaagaccatctcaaaaagatagcttatctgattggttctactggaattaatcaggattaaaatttaaccggcttttgtacaactgtcactaagtacctgattgaattatgtacaaaagttcaacagctgagtcataattttgtctcagtcccacacacatgcactcgctcactcacttccatcatcaacagacgccgaaattatcagctgtttttccaaggatgaataaattcttttaatgtccttcagcgagtttccccagggatgagacctagtgcaatcgaattttcatattataaacctactatgttctgaatttcgtgagaatcgttatagccgttttcgagatccggtgaaatacaaacatataaacatctaaaaatttaaacatcaaaacatctaaacagaaattgctcgtttaatagtataggatttagaatacctaaacttgccgacattatatattgtatgaataaaatcgttccaaatttgtatgaatgtttaccaagattgctatgcaagattcttttgcaataaagaattatcaatgatattattattattcaaatttttataagtaaccttaacatttaaaaatcaaagcctcccttacttatcttttaatatcctattaaaatatgtgtcatgtagtttttcctgatgttatgaagttctttctagtcctcccgaacaagaacgggtgcactgctagtctcaaaaataatatcaaaaagatactttatttctattttaaagagataagaaacgatggtatatatttttacaatattatgaaaacagaaagaattcctcacaagaccaaaggtaaataatgtcctttggaagattagaatgtagaggtgcgtacagatatacgcgccgcgaacatgagcaattcacttttaatcagctgattatatctgtatttttacagaaatggtaaaatacagatataaaaagcttggcatcagctgattaaaagtgaattgctcatgttcgcggcgcgtatatctgtaagcaccttaagatttgaattttattgtcatacactgactaatgttaaaaattaaagagttgggagttggggtactttgggggggggtCATTACACAtggattggggggggggcattacacttgaattagggggggcatgcgccattggccttgggggggctgggcacccctgaaATCACGTATATCATTATTTGaggaaaattatttaaatcataGTTAGGGAtgtcaatttatcaattgactTTTGCATCTACAACCTTCAAGAGGAAAATGATCTAAATCATAGTTAGGGATGTCAATTTAtcaattgtttgtattattttacaACAATTTACTGACGTCTAGTGGCGTCTCATCAGGTATGATGCCCTACCTGACGTATTCTGGTGGGAAAACACGTCAGAACGTGATTTTTAAGTCCCTGGAGTTGTGTGGCGTCTCATCAGATGCGATGCCCTCCCTGACGTCTTGTGGCGTATCCAGTTGTGGGAAGCCCTCCCCGACGTCTTGTGGCGCCTCCAGTTTTGGGATGCCCTCCCCGACGTCTTGTGGCGCCTCCAGTTTTGGGATGCCCTCCCTGACGTCTTGTGGCGTCTCCAGTTGTGGGATGCCCTCCCCGACGTCTTGTGGCGTCTCCAGTTGTAGGATGACCTCCCCGACGTCTTGTGGCGCCTCCAGTTTTGGTATGCCCTCCCCGACGTCTTGTGGCGTCTCCAGTTGTGGGATGACCTCCCCGACGTCTTGTAGCGCCTCCAGTTTTGGGATGCCCTCCCTGATGTCTTGTGGCGTCTCAACAGGTGGTGGGATGGTGCCGATTCTGTTGTCAGGGAAGAcaatgttaataaaatcctGAAAATCTTCCACGAGATTATTGTTGGCGACCTCTTCTTTAGAAGAGGTGTGACGGCAGCTGCGTTGTCTTTTGGAATAAGGGCCAACtttacaaaaaagaaaaaatatatagggTACGATTGAAGACACGAGTTGAAGTAGGTTTTGGTTTGTGCGTAAATAACATTTATTGAAACctttttgaaaaagaaaaagcGAATATGTAAAAACAACATTACATAAGTGAATCAATACAATTTTATCAGAAGCATTGAATGCCCTAAACGTATTCCTTTATTGGACATTAAAAATCTACATAatagaagcgaaatggcactgattcattcactcactgactcattCATTCCTAATCAATAGTACTAAAAATCAACTGGATCAAATACACTCGAATTTGGtatgtatgttcagttggccatctagaggcgcactaagaacggatttgaaaaaattccgaagatacgcccaaaatctgagttttctcagcttttttacgaactaattgacaaaaaatgttcaaacttggtTCACACGCTCAGCTGAGGTATAAAAATGTTGCATTGGAGGTTAAGTTTTGCTTGAAGTTTAAAGGACCAAGATCGGCGGTTTTTGAGCGTTTTCGCTGCGTTTTCAAGGCCttctcaagaactaattgacaTATCATGTTCAAATTTCGTACAGAAGTTCAGCAATAATTCTCAAAAGGACTGAgaattacgccaaagatacgcccaagatGGGCGGTTTTAATGCGTTCCCTAGCGTTTTTTAATGGTTCTTTCTtaagtttttcattgagttttcaaagcatttttctaaatttctcaAGCAAATTCATACTTGACAGGGTTAGATATGGATGTTTGTCATTCCTGTTTCACACAATTAATTTTCTAACCTTGCATTCTGCAGGCTAAAACccatttaattttaaatttccgttgatattgaaaaatgccTACTTTATATAGTTGGGTGCCATTTTGTACATTACCGCGCTATACTGGTGGGGGGTGGCCTGAATCTCGCCCCGGGCGCCTTCGGGGCGGCCCTACACAGGAGTCTCAATTCATTTCATCAGTGTTTTAATTTTATgtgagaataattgagaaataaatcatttaaatagaatatgatATCAGGAAATGGAATATTGTACGGAAAAGAAGTGTGTGTAGGATATCTGtatcatgaaaatgaaaatttatgaaaaaagtgTACACATTGAAAGAGCGTGTATATCAAGTGGGCAAACATTACCAGTTTGGACAGCACATTTTTGCAAGGGTCTTTAACAATTATGTGGAGTACTATGTGCgaatatgaatgataataatgatgctAAAATTTAGCTGGCAAACGGTCAACGTATATGCGGCCATAGAATTAGTGCGGTGATCTGGAAAATCACCAGATACATTAGCGACTGTCAATTGAAGAGGCTGGTAGATCTGGTTTTTTCCTATTTGCGAAGATGTCTGGGGTCAGCTAAGTACCGCTAAGCTGCATTCGGCTTTTCATACACCCACACATGACATGATTGTTGCACGCGAAATATGCTCGAATATCCACTTGAAAACCCGTTCGATTATGCCTGACGTGAGCTCAACATAATTGGCACGTCCCCCGCGGATTATGCTTCTGCCATATTTTCGTATTATTCAACCCTTGGTTCCAGTTCGCAAATTTTAATACGCAGATTCACCAACTagtttttattgaattcataGAGTTGACCATTGTAGTTGGTTCTTGAATAGCAAACGAGCTTTGCAGTTTATGAGATGTAACTGATTGTCAAAATGCAGctgttttccacttgaattatTGCAGTGTGATCAATTATTACCAGTTTTATATTAagtataatttttgttttatggtTTCTTCTCCAATTATTCTTAACCGTGGATTGAACAAGTAGTTAATAATAGtacttttattctttattgattcatacaaaatgataggaagagaaaaaataaggtaaccttgagctattcctctcccaaatttagaaaaggttacacatagtccgaaataagtcaagtcttgtagtggtttacttcacaaaattttcagtcctcaattattttcacaaggtgaattttttaatttagatacttcaaaaccaaacatagaagaaaaatatttcatactattatcactaaaataggaaatattcacatatcaAAGAAGTAATAttgcaggaccaaaaaacaaacttaaataTTCTAAAAACAGCTTAAAAGCACAGCTGTATGTTATTAGAAAGTGCTTCACTTCTCAAACTCTCAACTTCCTCGGTAAcaaatttctttctaaatttgggaaatgaacagttttgggctttgagcctgttgttcctttcccaatcattcatagttgagaattatatctatcaatgtataaataagtaaataataataaataacatgttTCTTAAGAGaatcaatttgatttgaaatgatTAATGAAAGAATTGAACAAAagaaattcatattttaaataGTAGGCTACTAATAGAtctgaataataattcttcagATTACAGTGATTGATGTTGTTGCAGAAAACTATCGAATCTATTGATCAGGAAATCTATTAAAGGATGTTAAgaataaaacatgaaattgcGTATTTTCTTTGAGAAGGCAGGTGAGAGAGAACTTTTGCTGCTTATTCTAGGATTCTGAGGCAGCTGCTGCAATTCCGCCTCAAGTTCAGTCTTGAACCCTCTTGCATTCCCTCTCATTCTATTTCCATCCCTCAAGAATAGCTCAGCCCTCTCAACTTATTTCTTCTTCACACAACACTTTCTTGATAATtccctctcttttttctttacAACAGCTCCTGCTTCTTTGTCCATTTATTTCGTGGAACTCTCTACTCTTGTCCTTGTTGATCAAAAGTCTTCCCGCTCACTCTACAAAGACACATGGTCCAGGTGTTTCACCTTTGACTCTAAATTAGGTAACTTATAGGCAGAAAAAATGATACtactaaatttattcaatttagagATTTATTAGCAAgtcaatatttgaaattgtcaaccttGCTCTCTTGCAGCTGCGCTCCTGCGTTGGGTCCATGATTCATGTTAATTTAGTAAAAGAATCTTCTGTTTGCATACGAATATTCTTATTTCCTTTGACTTTTCAACATGAATGTCTTTAAAAACGAGATTTCTTGTTCCAATTCTTTaaatgagatttatttattgtacaaaacgtTGGACCTTAATAAATCTATATACCATAATACCAATaccataatataattatgatattggAGGAGAAACTATGCTGAgtatgtactatttctctccaaaaaattttataaaatgttaatgttgacCAAAGGTTGTAGTTAAGAAATCATACACTGCTTCTTCACTTGATTTTAGGTCCAGGAATAAtatttaatcatatttta comes from the Nilaparvata lugens isolate BPH chromosome 1, ASM1435652v1, whole genome shotgun sequence genome and includes:
- the LOC120351879 gene encoding keratin, ultra high-sulfur matrix protein-like, with the protein product MSIYQLFVLFYNNLLTSSGVSSGMMPYLTYSGGKTRQNVIFKSLELCGVSSDAMPSLTSCGVSSCGKPSPTSCGASSFGMPSPTSCGASSFGMPSLTSCGVSSCGMPSPTSCGVSSCRMTSPTSCGASSFGMPSPTSCGVSSCGMTSPTSCSASSFGMPSLMSCGVSTGGGMVPILLSGKTMLIKS